taggtttgtttttttttttttttatctccctatGTGATTTGAAGGATTATTGGTGTTGCTGCTTTATTTGTGTGCAGTGTGTTGCATAggaaaggtcaggtcaggtcaggtgagtTGTTTACGTGGATCAGCTGACCGCCCCGTAGCTCAAGGTCATTCCAATCGTAAGGCCTAAAATGTAATTGTTCTTAGTTGATTTGTAGTTACTTAGTGATTATTACATACAATATCCAAATAATTCAATGCTATCAAAGGTTCAGGtcatttatcattgttattttttttttcctattttatttatatatttatttgtatttttccgtCACTTACTGCATTCCATTATCGATTTTTAGTTAGTTACATTGATTACTTGTCTTGAATGTTATCAGTGAGTATTATAAGCAATATGGTactgtacagtgtgtgtgtgtgtgtgtgtgtgtgtgtgtgtgtgtgtgtgtgtgtgtgtgtgtgtgtcttggctgGCAGTGTTACTCTTTTTAAACCTTCAATGCtgagatttttgggtgtgatcagagaattttatttgcattaggtctatggaggtcaaaagattaatggccaaagtttgTACTATTCTaataataaaatcaccaagtagtatccagaatgaatatgaaaatgcatcctggcactgaagagattaacattAGCCGGGTCacaatagatcaataaatacaTTACAATTAATCAATATCATACAATACAGTTAAatggactcttttttttttttcttcttttttttaccctttctgttatccttggccagtttcccatCTTACATATAGAAAACAATACAATAGATCAATATACTGAATAATTATCCCTAATGTAACTTGTATGcatcatgtgtttgtgtgtttcctaGGTTGTGTGATGCAGTTTTTCCTCagagacagtgagtgagtgtgtgtgatagtgtggGTACAGACAAGGTTAAAGGTTTTTGTGGGGGCTCGGTGCTGCTGTAAAGGTCGCAGGTTAGGTTGGCCAGCTGTCGGTGTTGTGGCCAGTGAGGGGACAGTGAAAGTGGGTGCAGGAACTAGTGCtagtgtggctgtggtgagtgtgtagtgtgtattACCTGACCACCAGACACACCTGACTCATTAATAGACACTTATATTCCATTCTAGgtgaccttttctttctttctttttttttttttttttgattggTTTTTAGGGATTGGTTCTCTCAATAAGTCTTTTTTCCTGCACTTTATTACCTTTAGTTAGtgcttctctcacacacacacccaaaaatcagtgagtcaatagataaatatgtgaataagtaaatgaataagtaggttaggtaaatagataaaataacaaactgttcctctcttacatgcaaataaattcattaatgaacaaaaaaatagatagataaataaataaacaaaaagaaaattaaataaaatgttctaTTAATCATTAAATGTGcaaaagaagcaaggaaaacCATTAATGACTTTCTCCTTCTACCTCCCAACCACTCTCCTCACAGAGATGTCCACCCCAGGCAGCAACACCCCAGACAGCCCCAGTAGGCGGCTGCTGCTCATCCCATCACCCATCGTCACCCGCCGCACCCGCACCAAGTCCACGTAAGCCCTGCCATCCCTCCACTCATCTCGCTATCATGTGTTACCAAGATTACTATTTATATCCTGCCATTGTTACCAAGATTACTATTTATATCCTGCCATCGTTCGCACTTCTGTCACTAGTATGTTAACAAGGTCACTGTTCTGTCCTgccacccttccttcttttgtcacTATGAGAACTGATTTTtacccttccattcttccattaCTGCTGTCACTGATGTATACTAACTTGGATAACTTATTTCTGCCTTGttgttccttcattccttcattccttctgtcACTGTATGGAAGTGTGGTAACTGATTTCTTTCCTGctgtttttcattccttctgtcACTGTGATATGTAATTCAGATAAGTAATTTCTATCctgctgttctttccttttctcctgtcGCTGATATGTAATTTAgacttcttgtttctctcttgccattcttctgttctttttatcatttataatagtagtaactaatatctatctatccattcctGCTGTCACTATGATATGTAATTTTGGTAACTCATTTCTGTCCTGccatcctttcattccttctgtcACTATGATAGGTAATTTTGATAACTCATTTCTGTTAACATGATACCTGAATGAGGGTTGTTATTATGGTGCCTGGTATGCCTGCAGGAGTGACATAGCCATCAGCAACCCGGAGGTGAAGGGCAAGGTGAAGTTCTTCTGCCGAGCCAAAGGTCACGGCTTCATTATCCCTGACGATGGCACTGAAGACCTATTTCTCCACATCTCCGAGTGAGTTGTGTTCATAAGCTCTTTGTTCATACTTAGTCTTCTCTCTGCTCATCACTATTTATTCTACAGTTGTTATTTTGTCATAGCGTCTCtttctttcagtctctctctagTACGTCCTCTCTCTACTCATTTCTATGTATGGtatagtttttcattttccattattGAATTTAGTGCCtttgtctttcatctccttGTCTCTAAATCTTTTTTCTgcagtttttcattttccatcatAGTGTCTTGTTTTCATATCTCTATCTGTAGCAAGTCTTTTCTCTACTCATCACTACataatctgtattttttttattttctgtcatttgagtagtgtttttgtctttcatctccCTGTCTAGTAAGTCTTCTCTCTGCTCATCACTGCTCAccctcgtttttcattttccgtcATTGAATATAATATCTTGTCTTTTCACCCAATTACACCATCTCATCCCATCACCTCATCCCCTCAACCTGTGCCCTTCCTGTAGCATTGAGGagcactttcccctcaccttatgTCACTCTCATCACCTCACCCCATcacctcaccccctcaccctgCTCCCTTCCTGCAGTATCGAGGGGGAGTATGTGCCACAGGAAGGGGATGAAGTCACGTACCGTCTCTGCCCCATCCCCCCCAAAAGGGAAAAGTTTCAAGCCACTCACGTCCGGATTGTTAATTTCACCCCCGAGGTTCACCACCGCTGGGACTGCAAGATTGATGAGGAGGGTCACTAGGCCTTCATCACTGCCAGCACTTACACACACTAGTTAAGATATGAGGACCATGTTCGCAAAGGTTTCAGTCTCCCATCGTGGGTGTTCTTAGGTTGCAGTGTTGATGtccaggttttcaagggtgttttgataTGGTTTGGTTGATTAGCAGGTTCTAGAGGGAGGTGTTTGGGTTGTGAAGGGTgatttcatggttctggtgatatttTAAGGTGTAGTGGAAATTACTAGGGTCTTGAAAGGTGTTGTTATGGTTACAGTGATAGTTTATATTGTTATGGAAATTATttggatttttaaggatgtttccaTGATTGCAGTGGTATTTTAGTGAGTGTTCTGCATCATGAATGTAAAAAGCACCCATGAAAGTGTGATTAATCCTCTGTGACCTTTCAAAAGAGTATTCAGAAAAGTTATTAAGAGTTTTCAAGGCTGCCTTCACGATTATAAGGATAGTTTAAAGAGAGTTTCAGATCACCCGTGGAAACCTGACTTGTTATCTTTGCGGCCTCTGAAAACAACCTTGacgagagaccaaagcgtttcaaaGTACAGGTCTATACTTTGGTCTATGGAATCCTAATTGTTTTTTTGCTAGTTTTTAAtcaatatctgtgtgtgttcataacaGTTATATACACACATTACCGTATAAGTTAATAAGTTAAAAAAATCTACCTTGTGTTTAGGAAGCCATTCAACCTATAAAGCATGAAGAAACCAGAATCAAAAGTAAAACTGGAAGAAAATGGTACCTTTAAAGAGAACCATCTGCTCTGCCctgctctgtttgtctgtctgtccgtctgtttgtcttcccTCAGCTTGGCATGTCAGGTTAAGATGgccggtgctgctgctgctgctcattgCATTAACAGAATCaaaaggtagaaagagagaaactagTGTTGAGTACTTTAAATAGAATGGTCTTGGTCTCTTGCTCTGTTTTCCTTCAAGCTTGTCCGTTTGGaaggctgttgctgttgctcattacacaagaatgaaaatgttcgtatgggagaaaaaaaacaatcttgctcttttcctctcatttcctctctttttctctcaggcTTGTCAAGTGTTCATGCTGCCGTGTGGTGCTCAGGAGGCTGTTAACATCGCCCAcagtaaaatatatgaaatcaaaacagaattggagaaataaaggcaaattttctctctctcactattttatCTTGGCTTATCAAGTGTTTGCTTGTATTTCTCACTGtgaaattcatgaaatcaaAAGCTCAAATTGAGGAAGATAAACTGCATTGGTCTCCACAATTTCTGTCTTCCTGGCTTGGTGACATAAAGGTCGTGTTGTGTCAGCTGGTGTTCGGTGTTCAGGCATGGTGCTATTATGTGTTAGTGTTGTGTGGCAGCGTAGCATATTTAAGGTTCTCTCACTGCTTGGGGACTGCCATCTAATTGGGCCattttgtttaataatttttgtcGCCCTTGACCAGATTTCCCCTCATGCataaatcaatagataaataaagagcaGTCACTGAAGCTCAAAAATGCTGTGTGTGCTGCCTCCTTTTGGCAGTCATTGGCTTGGCTGATGCTAATGGTGCAGCTTAGGACTGTTGGCATAATATTTAGTGCTGGTGTTAGTGTGGTGACAGGCTTCCTTGGCTAAGTGGGAAGAGAGATTGGTGGTGTGATCCTGACTTGCTGTTTATAGTTTTCTCTGCAATAACCCAATTCTGCAAGTCAACATTCCTTCTAGAGTACCTAATTGTCATGGTAAGAGAGTGATGGCTTtgtcctttcctcatttttcatgcttttctctCCCAACAAGCTAGTTTTCAAGTCGGTATTCCTTTATAACCTAACTCATAAGGTAAACAGTGATGACAATATCCtggtctctctccttttttttagtcTTCATCCGTCAagcatgtctttttttccttttctccttttcttgttgtcACATTCCTGGCAGCCAAATTTGTAAGATTAAAGGATTGTTGACATTatctttacccttttttttttttttttttttttttttcagattttcctTTAGCAAGCCAGTTTTCAGTCAGTAATTCAAAGTCACATTCTTGATAGCCTGGTTAATGGGCTTCCCATTGTCAATATACTGAcccatttatcttattttaattTGTAATTAGTTGTTTTTCTGGCAGTAATTCTGACTCAAATTCCTGGCAGCCAGATTTGTGAGCTTACAGACTGGCAACATTATTCtgatcttttatttctatttttctcttgaactagattttttttatccaacAAGCCAGAGTGACATTCCTGGCAGCCTTTTCAATGAGCTTAACTTTACTATAGCTTCCTTACAGCTACTGGCATGTCATGCTACCATTTTCTTAAGGAAGTGCTatgttctctctgttttctatgGTACTTCCAAGTCATCTAGGCTTTTTACTGTTGTAGGTTGATGGTGTTCAGATAGCTAAGAACTGTTGTAAGCTGAATATTTATGGCATTTTAAAATCTCCAGGAAGTCTTAGTTTTCAACATTGTTTGTTTCCTAGATAGTTATTAAGTGTAGCCAAACTGAAAGGTCAACACCCAGACCTGCCCAGCACCACCTTGGGAAATTGACAAGTGTTGGTCCTTGTGACTTGTGACTTGTGCTGGGGTGGAGGATGTTGGTGGGGCTGGTGTAGAGTACAAGGGTTTTAGGTAACAAGTGTAATAGGTTAAGCTTCCCTGTAACTACATCTAGTATGTAAGTTAGCCCTGCTGCATGAGTTTGAAGCATTTTGTTAGGTTGAGTTGATGAGTGTGTGCAGATACAATACTAGTAATATCACTGGTGCCAGTTGAAAGGTTAGTGAATTCAAACAAATTTATGACAATATCCTAAGAATGTAAGAATATAAATCACACTTGAATTAGTACTTATTATTACAATATGATTGGTATGAATTAAGAGACTGAGAGGAAAAATTGGATGCAGAGTGACTGAGATGTTACAGTGGTGTTTTCTAGACAGGTTGGAGAGTTGGGAGTGTAGTAGCTGATGAATTCCTGCCACTGCACTCGTTACCTGTGTACTCTCTGTGGAAGGTGAAAGCTAAGTAAGACAGACAAAGCAGATGAAGTGACTTCTAAAATTAACAATATGAAACCTGGTGCAGGATCACATGTGGCACCATTAAGGTTGTCATGCATGGCTTATACCGAGAGTGGAAGGACCAGAACACAAtactgaagggaaggaggacctATCAAGTGACAAAGCAGaagaggtcacaagaagaagaagagctgatctgttctatccttagtGTGTAGGGCTACCAACTTTTGCCATTGTAATAACCAAACATGTTGAGTAACATTGTTTACTGTGTCAAGAATGTAgctcttgtatttgtaaagagtTACTAGACATCTTTTGGGAGCTCCTACACCTCTTTATCTTGTGCTTCCTCTCATAACCACTGTACACTGTGAACTCCTGTCATTACCAAACTGCCACAGAAGAGACACAAGGTTGCTGATAAAGACTTCCACTAAAACAGGATGAAATAGGGACGTGATAGATGGAAGTGTGATTTAATATTGACACTCTTGTCTGGTATATTTTGTGGAATGCTACGTTGTGTATGGATGACTGTGTTTTCTGCTTGTTGCGTGTTCCGTGCAGCAGAGTGGTGTGTTGGTTTGGTTAGTAAAGTTTTGTAATGTTTTAAGTCAAGTTTATATTCTTTAACGGCtattttgaaatttttttttaatatattgttTAGTCATGTACTGTAAGGGCTTCTGCATTTATACTCTAAGGTTTGATTGATTAGTTGAATTTACGTCAGTTTGTGGACTGGATGAATGCACACGAAGACTGTGAGAGGAGGACTTACTGTTGCCTCTCCTGTGTAAGATTGTACGACATATGTGACAGTTCCTTAACTAACATAACATAGCATTAGATTGTACTTTACTGACTAATcaaatttcatcttatttcactGCCAGTTTTACAACTTCCAACATACATTCTTCTTTGACCAAAATGAAATAGTACAAGTTCTCTGTAaaagttttttgtgtgtgataaaaTTTGCAAGTTTGTGAGTAAATTAACATGAAATTGATGTAAAAGTTAGGACTACATTCTCAGATATTTTGGCATCTCATCTGATTACTTGCCTCATGCTGTAGTGGAAGTcagcgaggttttcaagggtatttttctGGCTAtgttgatagtttaacaagaatcCTGCATCATCAAGGGGACTAACACCCATGAGTACTTGACTGATAATCGCaataacctttgaaaatagaccgTGTGGGATTCATcgaggttttcaaggatgtcttCAAAATTAAAGCATTGATTAAAAAGGAATCTAAGCTATCAATGGGAACAATTACCTTGAGAACCTGATCAGTCATTGCTGTGGCTGTGGAAAGTAATATTGTTAGAGAACCAAACATTTCTGAGTTACTTGTCATGCTGTGCGCTGTGTGGCAGGTGTAGTTGCCAGGACTGCAGTGCCAAGTGTAGTATGTTCCTGTTTAGGGCTTATTGGAGTGTCAGTATTTCAGGCCTGGGACATTTTAGTGTATGGTAGATTGGAGATGAGACACCAGAGTACATGTAAACAGTTGACGACCATACATGCaggagtgaaggtgaagcagcgCCTCCCGGTGATATATGTGatggtagaaagaaaataaccgtTATCAAAAGCTAAATTGTTTATAAATGGTAGTGTTAGTTTAAATCTGAAGTGTTGTAGCAGTGAAAAGAAAGGTGTTTGTGCTCTAGGGTGTGGCCGTGAGTGGTGGACCAAAGCAAGTGTAGTGATAATAATTAAGGCCAAGGAGGAGTTACTGTTGAGGGAGGATAGGAAACAATTAGAGGTGCTGTAGTTGTATGAGAACTCTTTAGTTACATTCACTGGTCTTGAGCAAATCCTGAGTTGTTATGTGAGGTGCATGGAATAGAAAGAGTGAACTTGCCACAAAAAAGACTTAAATTGactgggaactggcatctaagtgggcctttttgttttatcttatttattgctcttggccagatttctcctcttgcatgaaaaaaagatgcaatAAGAAGATGAGTAACTTGTGCTTAGTGTCATCTCATCTCTGGGTCTGCAAAGGCTCCACCAGTTTTCAGGTTTTGTAGAGAGACGACCTGAGATTGAATGACGATACAAAACACTGGTGGTGAATGCTGAATGTCACTTAATTTATCTTGTGTGTAACCATTAGTCCACTGCTCCTCTCTCACTCATGGTTCACTTGTATCATGGGAAGGAGCAGGTGAAGGAGGCACATCTTATCTTCCTCAGTCACTGCAAATGTCTGGCTATGGATGGCTTGCTTTCCCTTCAAAGTTGATGGCTAGTTCACCACTTTTTAAGCCACTGTCTCATATTTAGTCCCCTATTTAGAATGTCAGTAACTTGGCCTCATTTGCAGCCTGTAGGTGTCAATAACTTGGCTTTATTTCTCCAGTGCACAGTGTAGCCAAGCATTCAGTAGTTGCATGTGGTCCATTAACACATTAAGTAATTAACACAACGACACTGGCCACGAGGCTCAGCGCGGCACCAAAGCCTGTatactgaaacactttgctctcaccagcactacattccaaaggctctagttgaagatactcatgtttttttaagggtattattatgtctggtgatggattgccaagatttctagtttattaaaagcaGAAAGTGTCTTGGAAATCCAgccagttgtctctgtggccttggaaaattgtcgtggtgagagagcaaagcgtttcagattaCAGGCTCAAGTGTGGTGGGGTGACCTGCCGCTGGTGGTATTCGGTCAGTGCTGGCTTTGCTTCAGCTGCTGCAACCATGTTTTAATTTGCTCATAAGCTGTGTATTTTTTACTCTTAATTTTactcttgtatttttattaatacAGTCTGTTTTATTGATGAGACTTCTTGTATTTTTGATGAAGtgcctccgtttttttttcccttttttcagatATGTTTGTGCCTGGCTGATAAAGATTGATTTTGCTTGGGCAGTTTATGAGTGATTATTGATGATTTTTATGGCACAGAACTTTGAAGTGCATAGACGGATCTAAGTAACTAAGTAGTGAACATACAGGTATACATATACTAAGGACAAATCATTAGTATGCTTTATTTTATCACAGGAACTTGAGGGAACAGGACTCATCTACATCCACCATCATCCTTATCCAAAAATTTATCTGAGCCCATTCCAGTCATCCACCACTACTTTTAAAACCAGcttcttcttatatcctttttgcAGCTAATGACTAACATGTTActtcttgtcttcattattcACTCTAAGTACTTTGTTTACCTAATTCTTTGTTATATGTTTCCAATGCCACTTAAATACCTCCATCAGTTAACCATAGTCTGTATTTCTCTAAGGTAGATTGTGTTGTAAGAGGCTGACTTGCTGGGAACTTTTTAGTATTGCAAACGTGAGTCTTCATTTTGCAACATCTTTAATTATGACGTGAAATAATTATATGAGGTCAGCCAGCAGGAATATCTATGCTATTTATCAGAAGTGTTGAAGTTAGGATGTTTGCTTCGTGGTTCAGCTGATTGTGCAAGTTGAGAAGATTCATGATTTAATATTGACTTTTAAGATTTAGATAAAGTTGAATCATTCTTTTGAGGTGAGATTTGTAGTTTCATCAAAGTTCAATATAATTTTGTGAGCTGAGAAGATTTGTAAGTTTGAGTTTGACTGTTTATTGAAGTAGTTTTTATTATCAAG
This sequence is a window from Portunus trituberculatus isolate SZX2019 chromosome 34, ASM1759143v1, whole genome shotgun sequence. Protein-coding genes within it:
- the LOC123512729 gene encoding cold shock domain-containing protein CG9705-like, with product MSTPGSNTPDSPSRRLLLIPSPIVTRRTRTKSTSDIAISNPEVKGKVKFFCRAKGHGFIIPDDGTEDLFLHISDIEGEYVPQEGDEVTYRLCPIPPKREKFQATHVRIVNFTPEVHHRWDCKIDEEGH